A single region of the Drosophila ananassae strain 14024-0371.13 chromosome 4 unlocalized genomic scaffold, ASM1763931v2 tig00000073, whole genome shotgun sequence genome encodes:
- the LOC123257876 gene encoding ankyrin repeat domain-containing protein EMB506, chloroplastic-like — MLEEGDSQGRTPRDIVGDVKGKKAIIEMLEEGEQRYAEAGATRRQNRQGTLPQPNNKTPGNLAVNGNNATAAVQACNARDQEENNGTTPNNRKIYVQDEDEQTSSNSIINENNTDKVDDTLEREQALRERNAVEQKLQEVEQRLANNQKRIEQTGHNQHSEQYGATYNGEQTFLNKSNSGDSGIYFDADESEALGQSILENGEDINAQDKDGVTHLHYAATYGYVEIAEYLIDNGADVDAQDKDGVTPLHYAAAKSAKESVKLLIKRKANINAQDKDGHTPLYFAVANDNKELAKLLIKYGADRSLIKDEDLIDRLNSMCDQPSEVVSSTSSHSKTHNAMETPEEAEKV; from the coding sequence ATGTTAGAGGAAGGAGATAGTCAAGGCCGAACTCCAAGGGATATTGTCGGTGATGTAAAAGGTAAAAAGGCTATAATAGAAATGTTAGAGGAAGGAGAACAACGTTATGCTGAGGCAGGAGCTACGAGAAGACAAAATAGACAAGGCACTTTACCGCAGCCTAATAATAAAACTCCAGGAAATTTAGCTGTGAACGGAAATAACGCAACTGCTGCAGTGCAAGCATGTAATGCAAGAGATCAGGAAGAGAACAACGGAACTACACCAAACAACAGAAAAATCTATGTACAAGATGAGGATGAACAGACTTCTTCAAACTCAATCattaatgaaaacaatacAGACAAAGTAGATGATACATTAGAAAGAGAACAGGCTCTAAGAGAAAGAAATGCTGTGGAGCAAAAGTTGCAAGAGGTAGAACAAAGACTTGCCAATAATCAGAAGCGCATAGAACAAACCGGTCATAATCAACATTCGGAACAATACGGTGCTACATATAATGGTGAACAGacctttttaaataaaagtaatagtGGCGATAGTGGaatatattttgatgcagatgaaTCTGAAGCTTTAGGCCAATCTATATTAGAAAATGGAGAAGACATTAATGCACAAGATAAAGATGGCGTGACCCATTTACATTATGCTGCTACATATGGTTATGTAGAGATTGCAGAATATCTAATAGATAATGGAGCAGATGTTGATGCACAAGATAAAGATGGCGTGACCCCTTTACACTATGCTGCTGCAAAAAGCGCTAAAGAATCAGTAAAACTTTTGATAAAACGTAAAGCAAATATTAATGCACAAGATAAAGATGGACATACCCCTTTATATTTTGCTGTTGCAAATGACAATAAAGAATTAGCAAAACTTTTGATAAAATATGGAGCAGATCGCTCATTGATAAAGGATGAAGACCTAATAGATAGACTAAACAGTATGTGTGATCAGCCATCTGAGGTTGTATCTAGTACTTCTTCCCATTCCAAAACACACAACGCAATGGAAACTCCAGAAGAAGCagaaaaggtt